TCGGGTCCGACCAGGACCCTGCCCTTCACGTGCAGCACCGGGTGATCGCTCATGCCCAGGAGCTTAATCAGCCACCGTCGCCGACCTGGTCGGACGTCTCCTCCTCGACTTCGGCCATCGCCGGGTCCAGCAGCCGCGACAGGAAGTGGCGCGTGCGTTCGTGGGCCGGATTGGTGATGACCTGGGCCGGGGTGCCGTCCTCCACGATCACTCCGCCGTCCATGAAGACCACCCGGTCGGCGACCTCCTTCGCGAACGTCATCTCGTGGGTGACGACCATCATCGTCATGCCCTCCCGCGCCAGCATCCGCATCACCGCGAGCACGTCCCCCACCAGCTCCGGGTCCAATGCCGAGGTCGGCTCGTCGAAGAGCATCACCTCGGGGCCCATCGACAGCGAGCGGGCGATCGCGACCCGCTGCTGCTGGCCGCCGGAGAGGGAGGCCGGGTAGGCGTTCGCCTTCTCGGACAGGCCCACCCGCTCCAGGTTCTCGGCGGCCACCTTCGCCGCCTGCGCCTTGTCCCGCTTGAGCACCCTGCGCTGGGGCAGCGTGAGGTTCTCGGTCACGGTGAGGTGCGGGAAGAGGTTGAACTGCTGGAAGACCATGCCGATACGGCGGCGTACGGCGTCGATGTCGACATCGGGGTCGGTGAGTTCGGTACCGCCGACGAAGACCCGGCCCTCGGTGGGTTCCTCCAGGAGGTTCACGCACCGCAGCAGCGTGGACTTGCCGGAGCCGGAGGGGCCGATGACACAGACGACGTCACCCTGGCCGATCTCCAGGTCGATGCCCTTGAGGACCTCGTTGTCGCCGAACGACTTGTGCAGTTGGCGGACTTCGATTTCCGGTCGGCTCATTTCACGGCCTCCTGGGCCTTCGCCTCCATACGGCGCACGACGAAGCCGAGCGGGATCGTCACCAGCAGGTAGCACAGACCGGCGACGAGGATCGGCGTGGAGTTGGCGGTCGTACTGGCCAGGTCGCGGCCGTACTTGGACAGTTCGCGCTCCTCCAGGGTGACGCCGAGGAAGAGGACCAGCGAGGAGTCCTTGAAGAGCAGGACGAGTTCGTTGGTCAGCGGCGGGAGGATGATCCGGAACGCCTGCGGGATGATGATCGAGACCATGGCCCGCGCGGGCGAGAAGCCCAGCGAACGGGCCGCCTCCAGCTGCCCCTTGGGCACCGCCTGGATGCCCGCGCGGATCGTCTCGGCCATGTACGCGGCCGCCACCAGACCGAGCGCGAGCGCGACCTTGCCGTAGGTGCCGCCGGGGATCTCGGTCCCCGGGAAGGCCAGCGGTACGGCCACACCGATGAAGATGAAGATCAGCAGCGCGGGCAGGCCGCGGAAGATCTCGATGTACACACCGGCGAACCAGCGGTACGGGCCCACCGACGACAGCCGCATCAGCGCGATGACCATGCCGAGGACGAGTCCGAACACAAAGCCGGACAGCGTGTAGAGCACGGTGTTCTTCAGCGCGAGCGTGATGACGTCGGGGAACATCTGCTCGGCGATGTCCCACTGCGCGAACTGGTTCTTGAGCCGGTCCCAGTCGGCCGACGCCGCGAAGGCGACGACGGCCGCGACGAACACGACGTACTGGGCGCCGCGCGACAGGCGGCGCTTCTGACTCCGGGTCAGGCCCTTCTTGCGAGGCTGGAGTTGTGCGTCGGAGCTCGTCATGAGGCGGACGGGGACGCGGAGGCCGCGGACTCGTCGTAGGGGCCGATCCACTTCTCGTACAGCGTCTTGTACGTGCCGTCGGACTTGGCCTCGGCGAGGGCCTTGTTGATGGCGGCGAGGAGCTTGGTGTTGCCCTTCTTGACCGTGAAGCCGTACTGCTCCCCGGTGTTGATCTGCTCGGCGACCTGGAAGGCGTCGGCGTTGGCCTTGGTCTTCAGCCAGCCCTGGACGACCGGGTAGTCGATGACGACGGCCTTGACCTGGCCGGAGCGCAGACCGTTGAGGACGGCGTCGGAGGACTCGAAGGAGACCGGGTCGAAGCCCTGGCTCTTGGCGTAGTCCTCGCCGGTGGTCTGCGCCTGGGCGCCGATCGCGACCTTCTTGGACTTGGCGTCGGCGAGGGACGTGATGCCGCTGCCCTTGTCGACGAGGAGGGCCTGGGTGGCGTCGAAGTACGGGTCCGAGAAGTCGACGTTCTTCTTGCGCTCGTCGGTGATGGTCATGCCGGCGGCCGCGAGGTCGCACTCGCCGGAGTTGAGGAACGCACCGGTCTTGAAGTTCTCGAACGGTGTGTCGAGGATCTCCTGCTTCACGCCGAGGTCCTTGGCGGCGAGGTCGATCAGCGCCACGTCGAAGCCCTGCACCTTGCCGTCGATCTCGGACTGGAAGGGCGGGTACGGAAGGTGGGTGCAGGTGGTGAGCTGCCCCGCCTTGACGAGCTCGACACCGCCGGCGGCGGTCTTGGTGCCGCTGCCGCCGTCGTCGTCCGAGGAGCAGCCGGCCACGAGCACGAGCCCGGCCGTCGCGGTGATGGCGGCCAGGACGCGGGTCCGACGCCCGAGGATCGTCTTCACGGGGAAGCCTCCTGTGAGGGAACTGTCTGTTCCGGATATCGGGTTCCGATTATAAGGAGAAGTTTGAGACCCTCAAATCAAACCGATGGTTATACAGCCGTCTGACCTAAGAAGTCGGTGGCGGGCCGGGGTGCCCAGGGTGCCGGTTACCCTCGATTCGTTGATCCCGTGAGTGAAGAGAGCACCACTGTGACGCACCCCTTCCTGGACCTGCCCCCGCTCAGCGCGGCGCACTTCGCGACGATCGAGGACCGCGTGGCGCGGCTGCTGAACACCTCGCAGGATGTCGTGATCATGCAGGGGGAGGCGTTGCTGCCGCTGGAGGGGGCGATCCGGGCGACCGCGGGGCCCGGCACCGTGGCGCTGAACGTGATCACCGGGCCGTACGGGCAGACCTTCGGCGACTGGCTGCGGGACTGCGGGGCCACCGTGATCGATCTGGCGGTGCCGTTCCACACGGCGGTGACCGCGGAGCAGATCCGGCAGGCCTTCGCCGAGCATCCGTCGATCGACTTCGTCTCACTGGTGCACGCGGAGGCGGCGACGGGCAACACCAACCCGGTCGCGGAGATCGGGGAGGTGGTGCGGTCGCACGGAGCACTGTTCTACCTGGACGCCGTCGCCTCGATCGGGGCGGAACCCGTGCTGCCGGACGCGTGGGGTGTCGACCTGTGTGTGATCGGGGCGCAGAAGGCGATGGGCGGGCCGGCGGGTGTCTCGGCGGTTTCGGTGAGCTCGCGGGCGTGGGCTCGGATGGCGGCGAATCCGCAGGCGCCTCGGCGGTCGTACCTCTCCCTGCTGGACTGGAAGGAGCGGTGGGTCGACGGCGGGCGCAAGGCGCTGCTGCACGCGCCGGCGCAGCTGGAGATGCTGGCGCTGGAGGCCTGCGTCGAGCGGATCGAGGCGGTCGGGCTCGATGCGGTGATGGCTCGCCACGCGTCCGCGGCCGCGGCGGTGCGGGCGGGGGTCGTGGCGCTGGGGGGCGGGCTCGAGCCGTATGTGTACGAGGCGCGGGACGCGGCGCCGGTGGCCACGACGCTGCGGGCGCCGGCGGGGGTGGTGGCGTCGGAGCTGGTGGCTCGGGCGCTGGGGTCGGATCCGGCGCTGCCGGTGGCTGCGGGTGGGGGTGCGTTGGCCAAGGAGATGATCCGGGTCAACCACTACGGGGCGGACGCGACGCCGGGGGCTGTGCGGGCGAGTCTCGCGGCGCTGGGGGCCGCGTTGGGTGAGCGGGGGCTGGATGTGGATGTGGAGGGGGCGCTGCGGGCTGTGGAGGACAGCTGGCGGTAGGTGCGTGGTTCGGGCGGGGGCCGGTTTTCTCGCCCCCGCCGCCCCTACCCGTCCCATCCTCCAGGGGCGCCGCCCCTTCGACCCCGATCCCTGGGGGCTCCGCCCCCAGACCCCCGTCGGCCCTTTGAGGGGCCTCGTCCTCAAACGCCGGACGGGCTGGAAGGCAAGCTCTCGGTCTCGGGTGCCGGGCGGGTCCGATGGTGCGGGCGGGGCTGAAATGTACGTTTCGGCGTGGTGTGGTGCCGTGCCATGCTCGCCGCATGAGCACCGACACTCCCCACATCCTCCCCGACGGGCGCCCCATCCCCCTCGTCACCGGCGGTGAACTCCCCACGCTGGAGAGCTGGTTGGACTTTCATCGGGCCACGTTGGAGCTGAAGTGTGCGGGGCTGGACGACGAGCAGGTGCGGCGGGCGTCGGCCGAGCCGTCCGGGCTGACGTTGCTCGGGCTGGTGCAGCATCTTGCGGAGGTCGAGCGGAACTGGTTCCAGCGGGTGGTCGCGGGGCTCGATGTGCCGCCCGTGTTCGGTGAGGCGACCGGGTACCGACTCGATCCCGCCCGCACGCTCGAGGACGCGCTCGGTGTCTGGCGGCGGGAGATCGCGCGGGGCCGCGAGATCGTCGCCGGGCGGTCGCTGGACGACACCGGGCGGGTCATGGAGGGGCCCGTTCCCGGGATGGAGGTGAGTCTGCGGTGGGTGTTTATCCACATGATTGAGGAGTACGCCCGGCACAACGGACATGCCGACATCTTGCGGGAACGAATCGACGGGGTAACCGGAACCTAATTCAGGGATAATTCTGGAATTCATTCCAGAGCAGCTTCCCGTATTCTTCTGCCCGCTTTCTCTCGTCCTAAACGCAAAGATTTTGCGAACGCCAACCGGATGAATTCGGGCAGATCTCATGGGGGTTACATGGTTGTGACGCGTTACACATCGCGGGTGATTTGCCCCCTTTGATGTGGTCAAAACCGGCCATACCTCGCACCTTTCACGCGTCCGCCCGCGCCCGCGTGATAACACATGCACCGCCGACCCGTAACCCCATCCGGCGATGCAATTTTGAATTTCCCTGGGTAAATTCAATTCGCATGACTGCCGCACCAGCAGACACGACAGCAGAACTGAAAATCGACCGACCCACCGTCGCGGACGGCGCCGCGTTGTGGCGGATTGCGAGGGACTCCAAGGTCCTCGACCTGAACTCGTCGTACAGCTATCTGCTGTGGTGTCGCGACTTCGCCGCGACGTCGGCCGTCGCGCGGGACGGGAGCGGCGAGCCGGTCGGCTTCGTCACCGGGTACCTGCGGCCGGACCGTCCGCGCACCCTGCTCGTCTGGCAGGTGGCCGTGGACGAGGCGTACCGCGGGCGCGGACTCGCCGCGGCGCTGCTCGACGCCCTGGCCGTGCGGGCCTCGGCGGAGCAGCGGATCACCGCCGTCGAGACCACCATCACGCCCGGCAACACCGCTTCCGAGCGGCTGTTCGGCGCCTTCGCCGAGCGTCATGACGCCGACCTGGAGCGTGAGGTGCTCTTCGACGCGGGCCTGTTCCCCGACGGGCCGCACGAACCCGAAGTCCTGTACCGCATCGGCCCCCTCTCCCTCTGACGACCCGCGACGACCCGAACGCACTCCCCCACGCACCGAGGAGCGATTCTTCGTGACCATCACCCAGCCCGACCTCAGTGTCTTCGAGACCGTCGAGTCCGAAGTGCGCAGCTACTGCCGCGGCTGGCCCACCGTCTTCGACCGCGCGCAGGGCAGCCGCATGGTCGACGAGGACGGCCACGAGTACCTGGACTTCTTCGCGGGCGCCGGTTCCCTGAACTACGGGCACAACAACCCCGTCCTGAAACGGGCGTTGATCGACTACCTGGAGCGGGACGGCGTCACGCACGGGCTCGACATGTCCACCACCGCGAAGCGGGCCTTCCTGCAGACCTTCCAGGACATCGTCCTGCGGCCGCGCGACCTGCCGTACAAGGTCATGTTCCCCGGCCCGACCGGCACCAACGCCGTCGAGTCCGCGCTCAAGCTGGCGCGGAAGGTCAAGGGACGCGAGGCCATCGTCTCGTTCACCAACGCCTTCCACGGGATGTCCCTCGGGTCGCTCGCCGTCACCGGCAACGCCTTCAAGCGGGCCGGCGCCGGCATCCCGCTCGTGCACGGCACACCGATGCCGTTCGACAACTACTTCGACGGCACGGTCGAGGACTTCCTGTGGTTCGAGCGGCTCCTGGAGGACCAGGGCTCCGGACTGAACAAGCCGGCCGCCGTGATCGTCGAGACCGTGCAGGGCGAGGGCGGCATCAACGTGGCCCGCAAGGAGTGGCTGCAGGCGCTCGCCGAGCTGTGCGAGCGGCAGGACATGCTGCTCATCGTCGACGACATCCAGATGGGGTGTGGACGTACGGGGGCCTTCTTCTCGTTCGAGGAGGCCGGCATCACGCCCGACATCGTCACCGTGTCCAAGTCGATCAGCGGCTACGGCCTCCCCATGTCCCTCTGCCTGTTCAAGCCGGAGCTGGACATCTGGGAGCCGGGTGAGCACAACGGCACCTTCCGCGGCAACAACCCCGCCTTCGTCACCGCCACCGCCGCCCTGGAGACGTACTGGGCGGACGGCTCCGCGATGGAGAAGCAGACCCGCAAGCGCGGTGAGCAGATCGAGCAGGCCCTCATCTCCATCACCGAGGAGAACCTCGCCGATGTGAAGGAGTACCGCGGGCGCGGGCTGGTGTGGGGCCTGGAGTTCCACGACAAGGAGCGCGCCGGGCGGGTGGCGCACCGCGCCTTCGAGCTCGGGCTGCTCATCGAGACCTCGGGCCCGGAGAGCGAGGTCGTGAAGCTGCTTCCGGCGCTCACGATCACCCCGGAGGAGCTGGACGAGGGACTGAGCGTCCTGGCCCGCTCCGTACGGGAAACCGTCTGAACCACCCTCTGCACCAACCGTCTACATAGGAGGCATCGCAGCACCGTGATCGTCCGTTCGTTCAAGGACATCGAAGGCACCGACCGCCATGTGAAGGCCGCGTCCGGCACCTGGGAGAGCAAACGCATCGTCCTCGCCAAGGAGCGGGTCGGCTTCTCGCTGCACGAGACGATCCTGTACGCGGGTACGGAGACGTCGATGTGGTACGCGAACCACGTCGAGGCCGTCGTCTGCGTCGAGGGCGAGGCCGAGCTGACCGACCACGAGAGCGGGCTGACCCACTCGATCACGCCCGGGACCATGTACCTCCTGGACGGACACGAGCGGCACACGCTGCGCGTCAAGGAGGACTTCCGCTGCCTGTGCGTGTTCAACCCGCCCGTCACCGGCCGGGAGGACCACGACGAGAACGGCGTCTACCCGCTGCTCACCGAACCCGAATCCGAGGAGGTGTGACCGCACCCATGACCACCACCGTCACCGATCTCTATCCCAGCCGCGGCGCCACCGAGGTGTCGACGCCCCGCAAGGACCCGGTCGTCTGGTCGGCCCCCGGCGCGCCGGGACCGATCGCCACGGGCGAGCTGGAGGCGTTCGAGCGCGACGGCTTCCTCGCCGTCGACCAGATCATCGGCCCCGACGAAGTCCCCGTCTACCAGCGCGAGTTGGAGCGGCTCGTCACCGACCCGGACATCCGCGCGGACGAGCGCTCGATCATCGAGCCGAAGTCCAAGGAGATCCGCTCGGTCTTCGAGGTGCACAAGATCAGCGAGGTGTTCGCGAATCTGGTGCGCGACGAGCGGGTCGTGGGCCGGGCCCGGCAGATCCTCGGCTCGGACGTGTACGTCCACCAGTCGCGGATCAACGTCAAGCCCGGATTCGGTGCCTCCGGCTTCTACTGGCACTCGGACTTCGAGACCTGGCACGCCGAGGACGGGCTGCCGAACATGCGGACGGTGTCCGTCTCCATCGCCCTGACGGAGAACTACGACACCAACGGCGGGCTCATGATCATGCCGGGCTCGCACCGTACGTTCCTCGGCTGCGCGGGGGCCACGCCGAAGGACAACTACAAGGAGTCGCTGCAGATGCAGGACGCGGGCACGCCCTCGGACGAGGCGCTCACCGCGATGGCCGGTGAGTACGGCATCAAGCTGTTCACCGGCAAGGCCGGTTCGGCGACCTGGTTCGACTGCAACTGCATGCACGGGTCCGGCGACAACATCACGCCGTTCCCGCGCAGCAACGTGTTCATCGTGTTCAACAGTGTGGAGAACGCGGCCGTGGAGCCGTTCGCGGCACCGATCCGCCGGCCCGAGTTCATCGGCGCGCGGGACTTCACTCCCGTCCGCTGAGCACCGGGCACTCCGTCCGGCCTTTCGACGCCCCCGCCGTAGCACGTCTTGCGGTCGGGGGCTTCGAAGGTTCCGCGAAGAAGACCGCTCAGAGCCAGGCCAGCCGGGACGCCCGGTCCAGTACGTTCCGGGCGGCATCCTCGTCGCCCGAGGTGCCGCGCGGTACCTCGTCGGGGGTGTGGCGGCCGCCCACCAGCAGGCAGAAGTCGACGGGATCCAGGGTGAGTTCGGCCCGTACGGGATCGTCCTGCGAACCCAGTACCCACTGCTCGCCGCCGGTGACCGAGAACAGCACCGGCGCGGCGTCCCGGCCCAGGGCCAGGCCGAGGATGCGGACGGCCAGACGGACCAGTTGCCACAGGTGCGCCTCGGGCGGCGGCGGGACGGCGAGTCCGAGGGCGCGGCCGATGTCGTCGGTGTGGATCCATGCTTCGAAGGCGCGCACCACGTAGTGGTCGGCGACCGGCAGCCGTACGCCCGTCAACGTCACCGCGC
Above is a window of Streptomyces sp. NBC_00490 DNA encoding:
- a CDS encoding amino acid ABC transporter ATP-binding protein, with the protein product MSRPEIEVRQLHKSFGDNEVLKGIDLEIGQGDVVCVIGPSGSGKSTLLRCVNLLEEPTEGRVFVGGTELTDPDVDIDAVRRRIGMVFQQFNLFPHLTVTENLTLPQRRVLKRDKAQAAKVAAENLERVGLSEKANAYPASLSGGQQQRVAIARSLSMGPEVMLFDEPTSALDPELVGDVLAVMRMLAREGMTMMVVTHEMTFAKEVADRVVFMDGGVIVEDGTPAQVITNPAHERTRHFLSRLLDPAMAEVEEETSDQVGDGG
- a CDS encoding amino acid ABC transporter permease, encoding MTSSDAQLQPRKKGLTRSQKRRLSRGAQYVVFVAAVVAFAASADWDRLKNQFAQWDIAEQMFPDVITLALKNTVLYTLSGFVFGLVLGMVIALMRLSSVGPYRWFAGVYIEIFRGLPALLIFIFIGVAVPLAFPGTEIPGGTYGKVALALGLVAAAYMAETIRAGIQAVPKGQLEAARSLGFSPARAMVSIIIPQAFRIILPPLTNELVLLFKDSSLVLFLGVTLEERELSKYGRDLASTTANSTPILVAGLCYLLVTIPLGFVVRRMEAKAQEAVK
- a CDS encoding ABC transporter substrate-binding protein, whose product is MKTILGRRTRVLAAITATAGLVLVAGCSSDDDGGSGTKTAAGGVELVKAGQLTTCTHLPYPPFQSEIDGKVQGFDVALIDLAAKDLGVKQEILDTPFENFKTGAFLNSGECDLAAAGMTITDERKKNVDFSDPYFDATQALLVDKGSGITSLADAKSKKVAIGAQAQTTGEDYAKSQGFDPVSFESSDAVLNGLRSGQVKAVVIDYPVVQGWLKTKANADAFQVAEQINTGEQYGFTVKKGNTKLLAAINKALAEAKSDGTYKTLYEKWIGPYDESAASASPSAS
- a CDS encoding pyridoxal-phosphate-dependent aminotransferase family protein, whose protein sequence is MTHPFLDLPPLSAAHFATIEDRVARLLNTSQDVVIMQGEALLPLEGAIRATAGPGTVALNVITGPYGQTFGDWLRDCGATVIDLAVPFHTAVTAEQIRQAFAEHPSIDFVSLVHAEAATGNTNPVAEIGEVVRSHGALFYLDAVASIGAEPVLPDAWGVDLCVIGAQKAMGGPAGVSAVSVSSRAWARMAANPQAPRRSYLSLLDWKERWVDGGRKALLHAPAQLEMLALEACVERIEAVGLDAVMARHASAAAAVRAGVVALGGGLEPYVYEARDAAPVATTLRAPAGVVASELVARALGSDPALPVAAGGGALAKEMIRVNHYGADATPGAVRASLAALGAALGERGLDVDVEGALRAVEDSWR
- a CDS encoding DinB family protein, which encodes MSTDTPHILPDGRPIPLVTGGELPTLESWLDFHRATLELKCAGLDDEQVRRASAEPSGLTLLGLVQHLAEVERNWFQRVVAGLDVPPVFGEATGYRLDPARTLEDALGVWRREIARGREIVAGRSLDDTGRVMEGPVPGMEVSLRWVFIHMIEEYARHNGHADILRERIDGVTGT
- the ectA gene encoding diaminobutyrate acetyltransferase yields the protein MTAAPADTTAELKIDRPTVADGAALWRIARDSKVLDLNSSYSYLLWCRDFAATSAVARDGSGEPVGFVTGYLRPDRPRTLLVWQVAVDEAYRGRGLAAALLDALAVRASAEQRITAVETTITPGNTASERLFGAFAERHDADLEREVLFDAGLFPDGPHEPEVLYRIGPLSL
- the ectB gene encoding diaminobutyrate--2-oxoglutarate transaminase, whose translation is MTITQPDLSVFETVESEVRSYCRGWPTVFDRAQGSRMVDEDGHEYLDFFAGAGSLNYGHNNPVLKRALIDYLERDGVTHGLDMSTTAKRAFLQTFQDIVLRPRDLPYKVMFPGPTGTNAVESALKLARKVKGREAIVSFTNAFHGMSLGSLAVTGNAFKRAGAGIPLVHGTPMPFDNYFDGTVEDFLWFERLLEDQGSGLNKPAAVIVETVQGEGGINVARKEWLQALAELCERQDMLLIVDDIQMGCGRTGAFFSFEEAGITPDIVTVSKSISGYGLPMSLCLFKPELDIWEPGEHNGTFRGNNPAFVTATAALETYWADGSAMEKQTRKRGEQIEQALISITEENLADVKEYRGRGLVWGLEFHDKERAGRVAHRAFELGLLIETSGPESEVVKLLPALTITPEELDEGLSVLARSVRETV
- a CDS encoding ectoine synthase, with translation MIVRSFKDIEGTDRHVKAASGTWESKRIVLAKERVGFSLHETILYAGTETSMWYANHVEAVVCVEGEAELTDHESGLTHSITPGTMYLLDGHERHTLRVKEDFRCLCVFNPPVTGREDHDENGVYPLLTEPESEEV
- the thpD gene encoding ectoine hydroxylase, translated to MTTTVTDLYPSRGATEVSTPRKDPVVWSAPGAPGPIATGELEAFERDGFLAVDQIIGPDEVPVYQRELERLVTDPDIRADERSIIEPKSKEIRSVFEVHKISEVFANLVRDERVVGRARQILGSDVYVHQSRINVKPGFGASGFYWHSDFETWHAEDGLPNMRTVSVSIALTENYDTNGGLMIMPGSHRTFLGCAGATPKDNYKESLQMQDAGTPSDEALTAMAGEYGIKLFTGKAGSATWFDCNCMHGSGDNITPFPRSNVFIVFNSVENAAVEPFAAPIRRPEFIGARDFTPVR